The Montipora foliosa isolate CH-2021 chromosome 1, ASM3666993v2, whole genome shotgun sequence DNA segment attaaaaaatgtaaaatataattttcaggattcaaaagaaaaacatccaaacattgatgacaaaatattaaaatcagcacttgtttatcaatacctacactttttttattttgaaagaaaaattacaataaacaaaattcttgaaataaataaTGGAGAAATTGGTTTGATTGGTCCAGGAAATAGTTTTATAACGTGGTTATTTGAAAGAACTTTAGGTTGGATAGATGAACTGAACAGTCATAGTATACTACATGATGCTTTTGGACGGTTTCATGATCATCATGAATTAGGTAGGGGTTATACATATGCTATTccagaaaaatacacaactagAGTGGTGAAAAGATCTCCATTTTGCGGCCAGGTATCTGGTATCATTTATTGCTTATATAGACGTTTAACAATCTAATCTATATATATGACTGATAatcgaaaaaaaatatttgactgGAATCAACAGAAGATCAGGTTGATGAACTAAAAAGCTATTACAAAGCATATCACAGAAAATGCTGGGCTTACAAGCAGGCTGTAAAACgatataaaaaattaaaactaatgGGAAATTCTATTTCTATTTGAACTGGTACAGGCGGGATAGTATCTGCTGTTGTGACAGGAGGTGTAGCTCTTGTAGCAATTAGCACTGCAGCTCTGTTAATAAAATCTTACATGGGCCTTCAATCGCTagatcttaaaatacaaaattgtatATATGCATATCAATCTTATCAGCatattttaattgatttaaaaGACATGATGAGAAGCGGTGATTACCAACCATCGATTCACACCGAAAtgaaaaatgtagatgattttgtaactgacgTATGTCCTAGTGTTGACAAATTCCTTCtcaaatacaatgaaaaattcattccttaactatTGTATCTATTTCGTTGAATATCAACAACAGGATTTCTTTCCAATATTGGTCATACTTTTCAAGTGTCTTTTTCGATTTTGTCGTCTTGATCGTTTCATGAGGAAGATTAAGCATTTTGAATATCTTTTGTAAAATAAAGTTGATATTAATCatccttttcctttctttatttactaaatTTATCACTGTCCCCACTTCTTTAAAAATCCTTaatattttatctttatttttcactgaaatctGAAAGCCATTTTTAAGAGCTatattatttataatattttctATATGTAATTCTTTGATAAACTGATTTTCGGTAAAACCTGTGTTTGTTCTCATGAAATTCAACATATTCTATAAGAGGTGTATAACCATGAACTGTTCCGCAATTTTGACAAACTATAGTCTTATCTTTgttttgtatattttgtttagCACAAcattgatatattttttttttgtttgattcgctatttgtttattgcaaaatggacaaattacttcttccatattgacaAGTTCTTCGTGAATATTTTTacaactcattatactattatatgagatattaattttaaaaacatatagattaccaaaaatataaaaacatatagattACCAAAATATGAGATCAAAAATATATAGTTTCCAAAATATGAGATgaaaaatacgagatcaaaaatatGAGACCAAAAATACGAGATAAAAAATATGAGACCAAAATACGATATCAAAAATTGGTAGCCATAATATGGAAAGTAGTATGTAGTTGGGTTGGTAACAGATCCAAAAATGATCTGGTACCCATAACTCCTATACTActgctacgatggcctaagaacaagagtttatacgatattGGGTACTTAACTTCGGAATTAAATGTAAAGAGTTAAATTACACAAGGTAATTATTGTTCTCGAATTTCCCTAAGAAGCCACGAAATTTTTTCCAGGAAAGAGGCTTATCGATTGATATCAGAAGCAAAGTGGAGTAGTATGATGAATTGTTAGGTTTCGGCTTCCTCTCGTCGCCATTATCAAATATAGATTTATTTTCTCCGTATGCTTTAAAATATAGAGTAgttaaaaaatgtgaaaaacagGTTAAAAGTAAATcgaaaaaataaattcaagtATAAAAAGATGTTAAGAATTTTTGCCCAATTAAAACAGTTAGGTACGAAAGTAAAGGAGTCCCCTTTTCAAGTTTGATCAGGCATAAATCGCGCATTCTATCTTCCCACGGCATTTCAGTAGGATGTTAAATTTGGTTTGTCCATGTTATGAATTCCTCGAAGACGTTTCGTAGCGGTTCCtatattaggctgatttagcaacagaacgggaacgtcagtggcgacgccgcgcgcagcaaaactaccaatgacaatttagaatagagaagaaaagagtggagcctattctattctgaattctcattggtgttttttctgcgcgcgccgtcgccactgacgttcccgttctgttgctacaTCAGCCTATTATGATCATTAATGCGTTGAAACAAGTCTCGTTGCCTACACGCTTAGCATCTTAAACGTCATTTTATAATTGTACATATTATTTGTACTCATGATATGTTTTCAATCAGgcagaaaagaaaacatttgataATGGCGTCAAGATGAAGCCGAAACTTCGGCCTTTATCGCTAATTTTTTGTTTCACGAACAAAAGCCCGCACATACGCTGTAAAACTTCCGTCTGCGTTTGAGGCGCACCTAAAAAagtgtttaaggacggtgcctactaattcaaaggtattttttcccggtttatgaatatgcgggaaaagcagatcttacttaacaattattcgcctcaggtgAAGTGATTATCgttgaatatttaacaattattccataagcgcgcgttggatatgagatggtaaatagccaacgaggcgcgtagcgccgagttggctataaccagtctcatatccaacaagcgcgaatggaataattgttttattaaattccttcaactccaaaaatttggaagtacgaaatacgagcggaaaaagcgagcaaatccgagcgaaatcgaaaaaaacttgatgagaactgatgcgatgttgtgtaataccttgttgtcagacagacgcaggctcatcacaaaaacatttcttgccttttcgcgtacttctaaacgtcggaattgatccaaactttccacaaaaaaagttttttttctcttttttggctttattcaaagagtaatttcgcattccggcgaaaacatttttagtttagcaacgcttaacgcaatcatttaccatataaggtcaaaccaaggtatatgagctgataaccgagatttagcgaaccaatcagagcacgcgaaatgcattatccgaggttgagaatttaataatcaccgataatcactgagcctgaggcgaataattattttagtatacatacacaggtgattatttcaaaaaagagagagaaaaaaaacatttaaacgcgaaatcatcttcacagTCGCAAAGCGACTACTggtagccattttgtccgtcgaggtgattatcggctgataatccgagatagcgagccaatgagagcgcgcaattttgtatactgaatcacctgtgtatttatactaacaagtgtcattaaaatccaaaaagaaaattgaaagtaACCACGCCTTTTCCAAAGACagttaatcaacaatatttgcaaaaagcttttaaatgcaaagcaatgtatggcgttcttttccaaattgaagcttaacaatCTCTGacaaatgcgtggttaccctcaattttctttttggatgccaagagtacttgctgagttctgctttctccgcataatttaaacctgcgcaaaaatatgcctatattgGTAAGCCGATAGGAAACCTGAATATCTTgatatgcgcagaacgtatgcgcagtaacaatagtaggcaccgtccttaaggttaTATTTAGGTTGACAAGTTGTTTTGACAAGTGTTTTAGCTGCCGAGTCACTCCCCCTTCATCAAAAGCCATTAAGACCGTTATACCCGGTTAACACTCACGTAATCACTTAGATGgagaaattaatttattttttggcaACATTAAGCCATCGTTTTTCCTTGCCCATGGCAAGATTTcggcacaggtccctactttaACCTAAGTGGGTTTGATTGGACTGCGAACCAACCTACAAAAGCTTCTGAGCATCACAATCTTCTGTTCGATATAATTCGGGATAAGTTCTTGTATCAACTGGTCGACTCGCAAAAAATAAGCTGACGACAAACATTGACTTGATAAATAACTTGGAAGTCGGcgaaattttccctttcgtaaacaagcgatgccatttgaaCGAGACTTCGAGACAAGTTTTactgttaagtttgtcgtttgcaaatgaggaaaaaattacttaatctaggactaaattagcagcgtatgtcacttagaattaaaaaataactgagaaagAACCTTAggaaaaaattagaaaaagttaATCCAACCATTAAATAATGAAGTGAAACATGGACTTCAAGCTTTATTTCAATATAATTCTCGACTAACGAGAACaagatttctttgaaataaatcTTCACTGTCATACTTCCAATTatgttttacctgaagactgtgcagagttaagtacaaaataaatgtaaatagccagacaaTTGAGATGCAACTTCAGTAAACACGTAGAGATGCATTTAAGGCTGTAATTCCTTACTATGTGGCCTTCCTGATTATGTCATCAATCGACCTCAACTTATTCAAAACTCTGCAGGTCGTCTAGTTTTTCGTGCACGCAAGCATACCACAAACAGTTCCTCAAGAGTTAACCGTTTGTTAGCTTTTCTTGACGGCTTGAGGTATATTCTTAAGACATTCAAGGACTTTAAATCGAATTGGTAAAGGTATAAATTTACCTCCGTAAGGAGAATTTGCGAGCTGATATTTCGACCGCTCTAAACGTCAGCTCGCAAATTCTCCTTAGGCCCCGTGCAAACGGACTCAACAACTCCCATCATTGTTGACAGTTGTTAGTTCTGtggttctgcagatgttggatgTTGTTGGCAGTTGTGCGCACACGGACACAACAACTCCCATCAATGTAAAGACGTGCAGTGAAATATGGGAACGATACGACTAATCTCGTACCccgatctcactctgtcactggaaatgtgagatctggttaagttcgacagtacaccatttttcattggctactaaaaaaaggttgcggcaatgcaatctatgctgcgattggcttattttgcggggcacttaatgaaggtttggttttcgcaagctcatgtgctgttttgaataaatgtcagttgtgcggaggaaagttttgttttttttccgacgccggaaaagcttaacagttgaggaaaatcattttaaaaatttgcgacctttgtgtaaatggtaccgacgaaagccccacgtaccctgccactcgaataaagttctgcgtagcttgctacgcggtacgcagaaactaataaattcaagttgaagtatgtaatttattcctGCTAAACAGTGtttttcgttcttaaagcgtgactctcGAATTAAATGGTGATCAATtatgaattttacggttagattaacttcattttttacgagatcgtgtcaagaaaatagcactcgttgcagtgattaggtctaaacactctttaacattttcgctttcaatttacggtttggctaactacacttttcacaagattgtgtgaaaaaaatagcactcgtttactgattaagccaaagcgttagtttcagtgattaagcctaAATCCTCTTtcacattttagctttcaatttaccgtttggctaactacactttgcacgagatcgtgcgAGGAAAATAGCAggctcgtttattgattaagcctaagcgctcgtttcagtgattctgcagttgctccgacaattaaacaatctcgacggttcaaaaacaatcgcatgtagcgcttctttctgtttccttTACCCAAAAGAAtgtcttcaagaatactctcgaaatccatgtttattccgcaaaatcacccaaaatcacaacagagagtaagatatcattcttgtcttgccttttttgggctttcaaagtgaagctcttactcgacgtgttaaatcttgtattagtaagttttatggctgtgtcaatcttagggttatttttcaaaacacttgcaggatcaagtttttttttccctacaaagatcgtttcagtcgttctcaaagatcaaaaatagtatacaaagccagttgttgggactgtgattccttctacatcggcaaaacaaaaagaagattgcatgacaggaagtccgagcatttcaaagctcttacacaagtcggccacgcctctgctgttgcagaccatacaatttctaccggtcataacatcaaatgggaccattttgaaatcctcgcaactgggaagtccgacatgcaatgtaaaattaaagaaacgctattaatcagtgacttaaaaccctctctcaatgaaaacattggtagtgagaagctttttctttattaatttcttccggatgaatcgactaccggaagttacgattttgttatcacactttttaactagtcaccagttcctcgctctagttttttaaaattctgtgtaacagttttaaccgtcacttctgatgatgtatgctgcaacatacgaaacgtcaagtataaaatgaaaatgtttgtaaccgctgtttgttttcttttcctgttgaaagAGAGTaagaacatgcgcagtgatagaaaagcccgtatttcgggcctcgcttgcactgagcatgctcgaaatcgaactttaccagatcttccttccgtatgaccgtggaagatcttgGTACGAGATTAGGATACGACATGGCCATGTAGCAGTTCCATTTCTTGATTGGCGGAAGACCTAAGGTAATCAAGACTTTCACGATTACCGTGACGTACGTTTGTTTTTTGCACGGGTCTGCGCCTAACGGGCGTGGCCGCTTGACGGTCACTGGTCCAAAAAATGTCCCAGGTCTTTTAAGCTCTGTGATTTTTCCCGCCAAATTAGCAATACCGGaatcaatttctttgaagaTTCCAGTCTTCTCTTTCAAATCTTCACTTCCCCTTCATGTACTGTAGTGTCGTATTTTAAGAGATTATGTAATAAGTGGCTGTATTTCTTAGTCATCCTCCTGGGACACCGTTCCGTATTTTCCAGTCTGATCTGTTTTCTTGTCGACTTTTTCTTCATCCTCTCTGATGGTACTCCATTTGCACACGATTGTTGAGTCTAGAACAAGAAGCGTCAAGTACGCAATCACACAAACGACGGACATGAGTCTTCGGGAGCCGACGTCAGTGGACAGAAACTCAAGGATTTTCAGAGCAAACGACAAGGCCTTGTGGCTTCCAAGTATCACGATTGTCTTTTTCACTGGCAAAGTTAGCCCAAGAAAACCGCTCGCGATCCAATTAAGCACCAGAAACATGATGTGCATGATAGAGGAATAACCCACAATAATAAGTATGTTCATGGACACAATGTTGTTTAAATCTTCCTCAACCTTGAGCCTGCTGACTTCACACCACGTGGAGAGCACATACAAGGATATTATTGCAAAATTAACACCTCTTTCGTGTAAGTCGACGTTTTCGGCAACCACGCACACGAGTCTAAGCAACTTGCCAGTCTGAAAAGAGATCAAGTAACTAATCATTTTACTGTGCTGCGTTTGTGTTagagaaatcttgaatttttgagATTGCCTGAGTCTCTGTATTGCCTCTGTGATACGTTTGAAACATTTCAGTAGTACAGATTATTGTTACCGCAGATTGATACAATAAAGTTACCTTTAGAATCCGGAAATAACTAAACAATGAAGTGGAGTTGAGACTAAGTGTTTTAGCCGTCAAAAAGAATCCATGAACAGAAGAAAAAACGCGAAGGAACGCAGAAAGTGCTAGCGCAAACTGAACTGTTCTTTTACTTGAGGCTCGTACCCAGTACCCAGTCGTCTCACCCAATGACCAAAAAGGGGACCTTTTTATCGCCCTTCCCACTTTCTCTTTGCGCGTGTGCACATTTCCCCCTGATTTCTGTAAGAATCACCATGGCTACGAAAGCACGTCAGCGAAAACTTCCCCTGTTCCCGACTGTGAAATTATTCCAAACTTTTCTAGTTGtaaaagtgagaaaaattaaGACTGCTGAGGAGAAAGACGAAACTTTCCGTCGAATGTAGCCCTTCCCCTGCTTGCACAAACGCCTCGGTGAATCTTTCCTTTGTACTGCGGCAAGCAGATCGAAGCAAATCTGCCAGCAAAACACGACTATAATTTTTGTTAGTTTACGTCTTATCAGGTTGGATCATGACTTAAGACAACTAGCCTCAGATGGTAGTGAAAGAGTGGGGTTAGCATAGTTTTTGAATGTCGTCGTCGCTGTCCTTTTCCTTAACTACAAGGAATAAAAGATCATTTAAACCCCGATAGAAAGAAGGGTCTAAAAATTCGCCTAACTGCTTGCTATGCAGGCTACGGTTGTTATTTAATGTATTTGAAGTTATCTATGAATTTATTTGGttgctttttgttattttgacgCGGAACAGTCGTGGTTggtgaatgaaaagaaaaaacagaagaCTGGTGACAAGCCAAACTTCTGCCGCGCGCGTGGCAATCGCCCTTTATTTCGTCACCAAGGAACGGCTAAACACTCTAATTGGAAAGTTAAGACTGATAACTTGCGCGACCCAATACTTACTACAGTCGGAAGTACGCAAATAAGAAGGAACATGAGCGTAATTTCTCCAAGTCTTGCTATGCTCACTCCGCTGCTGAGATCTGTCAGCCAGACCAGCATGGCTGATGCAGTGAATACGCTGACACTGTTTGTTATCAGCATTAATAACAACGCAAGAGAAAAATTGCCACCAGCTACCAAGCActgacacaaaaaaaaaaaaaagagaaaaaattgaaggtgacaagaGTCTGTAATATCAGTTGCTTAAAGACGCAAAGAGCCAAGACTTGAGCATGGTTTCACCGGCGACGCAAGCGCAAACGCAAgtataagtagcttatgcttaGTGAAATACTCGCGCTTGTCATTTACTATATGCATGTGCATGTGCATTCGTCACTGgaaaaaccaggcttaagttgAACACATTTCTTTTTCATCTCCATTCGCTCCGCCCGCCGAATCTAGACGCTTGGGGACTGGGGAAGAAAACCTCCGCTAGATGTCGCCTCTGCTAAGGTGCGTTGTCTGAAAGCTGGTATGTATAGGGCAGACAGCCCAGGAGCTTTCATTGTTATGGTCATTACCATAACAGCAGTGCAGCAGTAGACGTCGTTAGAGGCTCTTGTGGTCACAAAAAGGGTTTTTGGGAGGAAAAACATGACGTTGTCTGCAAAACAAATTCATTTGATTGACTGATCACGTTTGGAAACACGCCCATTGAGGTGTCCACGTTCCAAAAATAGCTCGTTTACGCCTGTGTTGGTGTTTtgtgttttcacgtgactttacggcggccatgttggtgtacccaaacAATGGAACAGCGgccggccatgatggtgtacccaactaatcctccgggagttgagctctattatcatgcaaacgttttcttttgtttgggtGGAAAAACGAGCTTGCTGATCAAGTCAGTGAAAACAATCTATAAAACCTAGTGAAGATGACTGAACACTCCCTGGAATGGCATGCGCTATAACCAGGAATACTGGAACACCCCGGAACACCctaggccttaagttggtttttaggcctggggttagccaaattgaggtttttgggttacttccagggtgttccggagtgttccggtgttcctggttttagtacatgccccCCGGAATGGGCTcctgaatgaaaaaaaatacactCTTGCAATCAAGAGAAGATCGATATCGAAAGAAACTCTCTGACGTCTTCGCTACAATCAAGAGAATGTGTGGCCCTATTCCGATGAAGATTATTTAAAATCTACTTTTAGTTGGTGCCACACTGCGTAGTTATTTGTAAAAGGACCGCGACACACAGCTTATTCGCCTGCTCAGTGTGAACGTGGACGGCGCAGTCTTTGGGACAACAAAATAACCCTCGCATCATTTTTCGCAGGGACTCGCCCTGTTACCTCATATTCTCTTGCTACGATGAAATAAATACCGTATTTTAGGAGTCTCTATTACAAATGGAAATCGAAGGGCCTCCATTCTCCTGAAACTATACTGTATTTTGTTCATCTACAACCACTCTTAGTTTTTGACGTAAAACATTAACATAAAACACGTGAGTCAGTTTTGAGAATTCAATAGATTTGGTCAGATTTCTACTGTGTTTACATAAAATCTTACCAGGACAGCACCAGCAGACATACTCGCGGGTACCACGAAGAACACTTGAAGT contains these protein-coding regions:
- the LOC137991584 gene encoding uncharacterized protein isoform X2, translating into MENTKTPNKTETTKFCLSGHFSHFVKLWELLTTYFLAIGVILMLIIGSQWPSSGTFLKKIYFPFIPLALCFLLCGLRTKTDELKIAFKSYKAIVWGILTILLAVPITGTQITKTIQFATRMDHNMTTSESTVMGNVTAIGPTEFAFALQVFFVVPASMSAGAVLCLVAGGNFSLALLLMLITNSVSVFTASAMLVWLTDLSSGVSIARLGEITLMFLLICVLPTVTGKLLRLVCVVAENVDLHERGVNFAIISLYVLSTWCEVSRLKVEEDLNNIVSMNILIIVGYSSIMHIMFLVLNWIASGFLGLTLPVKKTIVILGSHKALSFALKILEFLSTDVGSRRLMSVVCVIAYLTLLVLDSTIVCKWSTIREDEEKVDKKTDQTGKYGTVSQEDD
- the LOC137991584 gene encoding uncharacterized protein isoform X1, which codes for MLNHLLFFGQNWVNHRHSPDQAIVFSSNFKLAPYMENTKTPNKTETTKFCLSGHFSHFVKLWELLTTYFLAIGVILMLIIGSQWPSSGTFLKKIYFPFIPLALCFLLCGLRTKTDELKIAFKSYKAIVWGILTILLAVPITGTQITKTIQFATRMDHNMTTSESTVMGNVTAIGPTEFAFALQVFFVVPASMSAGAVLCLVAGGNFSLALLLMLITNSVSVFTASAMLVWLTDLSSGVSIARLGEITLMFLLICVLPTVTGKLLRLVCVVAENVDLHERGVNFAIISLYVLSTWCEVSRLKVEEDLNNIVSMNILIIVGYSSIMHIMFLVLNWIASGFLGLTLPVKKTIVILGSHKALSFALKILEFLSTDVGSRRLMSVVCVIAYLTLLVLDSTIVCKWSTIREDEEKVDKKTDQTGKYGTVSQEDD